Proteins encoded by one window of Actinocorallia herbida:
- the mftF gene encoding mycofactocin biosynthesis glycosyltransferase MftF (Members of this protein family, MftF, are glycosyltransferases, members of PF00535 (glycosyl transferase family 2). The encoding gene is found as part of the mycofactocin cassette, in Mycobacterium tuberculosis, many other Actinobacteria, and occasional members of other lineages. Mycofactocin itself, a putative redox carrier, is a heavily modified derivative of the C-terminal Val-Tyr dipeptide of the mycofactocin precursor MftA (TIGR03969).), whose product MPTSPPTAEPGRPPTGPAAALPEGFGVALDPGTSLWSGDRVATGGSPWKVVRMGAAAVPLLAELRAAGRRGVVFHSPLGRALARQLLDHGFARPVPAPASGPYDVTVVVPAYGRPDELERTLRAVRGLPAIVVDDASPDPEPLRRVARTYGARLVRHEANQGPGAARDTGLRLVRTAFTAFVDSDCRPEPGWLDVLMPYFADPKVAVVAPRVVPDAADGRLLARYEAARSALDMGPKPALVRPGAKLGFVPSATLLVRNAALGAPAFDADLRLGEDVDFIWRTADLGWHVRYQPEARVVHTPRLDPKAWAKRRHEYGTSAPDLESRHPGRLVPARPSVWNLATLGLLTYGRPVSAAASVAATTYLLRRSLKGTSDDWKLSSAIVAKGVTADAAALGHALRREWWPLGLTCLAASPRSRLARAASAAMLAPIALEWVTRRPAMDPLRYTALRLMEDVSYGSGVTASAWRARTLAPLLPHIRTPFAERKKPAR is encoded by the coding sequence ATGCCTACTTCGCCTCCGACCGCAGAACCCGGCCGTCCGCCCACCGGGCCCGCAGCCGCACTTCCCGAGGGGTTCGGCGTGGCGCTGGACCCGGGCACGTCCCTGTGGTCGGGCGACAGGGTGGCGACCGGAGGCTCGCCTTGGAAGGTCGTCCGTATGGGCGCCGCCGCGGTGCCGCTCCTCGCGGAGCTGCGTGCGGCCGGTAGGCGGGGAGTCGTCTTCCACTCCCCGTTGGGACGAGCCCTCGCCCGTCAGCTTCTCGACCACGGGTTCGCGCGCCCCGTCCCGGCGCCTGCGTCCGGACCCTACGACGTCACCGTGGTCGTCCCCGCGTACGGCCGCCCCGACGAGCTGGAACGGACGCTCAGGGCGGTCCGGGGCCTTCCGGCGATCGTCGTGGACGACGCCTCGCCCGATCCCGAGCCGCTGCGCCGCGTCGCACGGACGTACGGGGCGCGCCTGGTCAGGCACGAGGCCAACCAGGGGCCCGGCGCGGCCCGCGACACAGGGCTGCGCCTCGTCCGGACCGCCTTCACCGCGTTCGTGGACTCCGACTGCCGGCCCGAGCCCGGCTGGCTCGACGTCCTCATGCCGTACTTCGCCGATCCGAAGGTCGCGGTCGTCGCGCCCCGGGTCGTTCCCGACGCCGCGGACGGCCGCCTTCTGGCGCGCTACGAGGCCGCGCGGTCGGCGCTGGACATGGGGCCGAAGCCCGCGCTGGTCAGGCCGGGCGCCAAGCTCGGCTTCGTGCCCAGCGCGACGCTCCTGGTACGCAACGCGGCCCTGGGCGCCCCCGCCTTCGACGCCGATCTCCGGCTCGGCGAGGACGTCGACTTCATCTGGCGGACCGCCGATCTCGGCTGGCATGTCAGGTACCAGCCGGAGGCACGGGTCGTGCACACGCCCAGGCTCGACCCGAAGGCGTGGGCGAAGAGAAGACACGAGTACGGGACGTCCGCGCCCGACCTCGAAAGCCGCCACCCTGGACGGCTCGTCCCCGCGCGTCCTTCCGTCTGGAACCTCGCGACCCTCGGCCTGCTGACGTACGGGCGTCCCGTGTCGGCCGCGGCGAGCGTCGCCGCTACGACGTACCTCCTTCGGCGCTCGCTCAAGGGCACGTCCGACGACTGGAAGCTGAGCTCCGCGATCGTGGCGAAGGGCGTCACGGCGGACGCCGCCGCCCTGGGCCACGCGTTGCGGCGCGAGTGGTGGCCGCTCGGGCTCACCTGCCTTGCGGCGTCGCCGCGCAGCCGCCTTGCGCGCGCCGCCTCCGCCGCGATGCTCGCGCCGATCGCCTTGGAGTGGGTCACCCGGCGCCCCGCCATGGACCCGTTGCGGTACACGGCTCTGCGCCTGATGGAGGACGTCTCCTACGGCTCGGGCGTTACGGCGTCCGCGTGGCGGGCGCGTACGCTCGCGCCCCTGCTGCCGCACATACGGACGCCGTTCGCCGAGCGTAAGAAACCCGCGCGGTAG
- a CDS encoding PstS family phosphate ABC transporter substrate-binding protein, translated as MTDIPWDLVLTVAGIAVPIAAFLWEFVVVGEKRLGYRVQMDTVATEVLPGQHAGVLERLSDVDGDSLTDPSFVLLRIENDGTSHIDSADYAAPEHDPVGLGFTFPGRRVAGMLVTELSDENLRRFFRTGLSAEGGTLELPRVPLNRTDHYKVLVVLERDGTGAQALPPVVVGGIKGGAVRRFTGRLANRMTDGVLHRVIGRTRQGVVEETISHTGVPRRVIALVTFLVLIVAGQFALGSTTDAAPLDCASGTVELFGSTAFRPVLEEAAATYGDLCPDAHFAIKAEGSAAGLESLRGPDQIAFSDGRKDGAYPNAVQRPVAFMLFTLVGNPGLDIEDLGVTELKEIYNGDHTDWQEARLRDEPLPIRLVDRVTGSGTRTAFEKRVLGRAGLLPGDNSRDCLKVDGGGEGVVRCRKTSTKDLLDAVGSTPGALGYAELGLAEARGDAVKLITIDNESPTLEAAEAGIYPFWETEYAYTFKHPAASSLAAGFLRFLTMERGLDIIRAHAHHPCADLDSPAGCRPT; from the coding sequence GTGACGGACATTCCCTGGGATCTCGTGCTCACGGTGGCCGGTATCGCGGTGCCCATCGCCGCGTTCCTCTGGGAGTTCGTCGTCGTCGGCGAGAAGCGCCTCGGCTACCGAGTCCAGATGGACACCGTCGCCACCGAGGTGCTGCCCGGCCAGCACGCGGGCGTCCTGGAGCGGCTGAGCGACGTCGACGGCGACAGCCTGACCGACCCGTCCTTCGTGCTGCTGCGCATCGAGAACGACGGAACCTCGCACATCGACTCGGCCGACTACGCGGCGCCCGAACACGACCCCGTCGGGCTCGGCTTCACCTTTCCCGGCCGCCGCGTCGCCGGGATGCTCGTCACCGAGCTGAGCGACGAGAACCTGCGCCGCTTCTTCCGGACGGGCCTGTCCGCCGAAGGCGGCACCCTCGAACTGCCGCGCGTCCCGCTGAACCGGACGGACCACTACAAGGTCCTCGTCGTTCTCGAACGGGACGGGACCGGCGCCCAGGCGCTGCCGCCCGTCGTCGTCGGCGGCATCAAGGGCGGCGCCGTCCGCAGGTTCACCGGGCGGCTGGCGAACCGGATGACCGACGGGGTCCTGCACCGGGTCATCGGACGGACCCGCCAGGGCGTCGTGGAGGAGACGATCAGCCACACCGGCGTCCCGAGGCGCGTCATCGCCCTCGTGACCTTCCTCGTCCTGATCGTCGCGGGCCAGTTCGCGCTCGGCTCCACCACCGACGCGGCGCCCCTCGACTGCGCCTCCGGCACGGTCGAACTCTTCGGCTCGACCGCTTTCCGGCCCGTCCTCGAAGAGGCCGCCGCCACGTACGGGGACCTGTGCCCCGACGCGCACTTCGCGATCAAGGCCGAGGGCAGCGCCGCGGGCCTGGAGAGCCTGCGCGGCCCGGACCAGATCGCCTTCTCCGACGGCAGGAAGGACGGGGCCTACCCGAACGCGGTGCAGAGGCCCGTCGCGTTCATGCTGTTCACCCTCGTCGGCAATCCCGGCCTGGACATCGAGGACCTCGGGGTCACCGAGCTCAAGGAGATCTACAACGGCGACCACACCGACTGGCAGGAGGCCCGTCTGCGCGACGAGCCCTTGCCGATCCGGCTCGTCGACAGGGTGACCGGCTCCGGAACCCGCACCGCGTTCGAGAAGCGGGTGCTCGGGAGGGCCGGGCTGCTTCCCGGCGACAACTCCAGGGACTGCCTCAAGGTCGACGGCGGAGGCGAAGGCGTGGTCCGCTGCCGCAAGACCTCCACCAAGGACCTCCTCGACGCCGTCGGCAGCACGCCGGGCGCCCTCGGCTACGCCGAACTCGGCCTCGCCGAAGCCCGAGGCGACGCCGTCAAGCTCATCACCATCGACAACGAGTCCCCCACCCTGGAGGCCGCGGAAGCGGGCATCTACCCCTTCTGGGAAACCGAGTACGCCTACACCTTCAAACACCCCGCCGCCTCTTCCCTCGCCGCGGGCTTCCTCCGCTTCCTCACCATGGAACGCGGCCTCGACATCATCCGCGCCCACGCCCACCACCCCTGCGCCGACCTCGACTCCCCAGCCGGCTGCCGACCCACCTGA
- a CDS encoding FAD/NAD(P)-binding protein, producing MSVRGRTAAPAVVIVGGGASAALTAIHLLLGEREAEPPRVVIVDREGRHGLGQAYSTTDPTHLLNAPVAKMSALAEDPDHLLRWARAQGITVEGSDFLPRRTYGRYLRDLLDEAGRLRPGRLTEITGTVTSVSPEGSRWKVAVDDGDLFDADAVVLATGNRAPTAWPWEPEGDPRYIADPWAPGALDRVDDSGDVLVVGTGLTMVDLAMTLTSRHPDRVVYAVSRHGLLPRPHRCPAPPAVPFSPPAGDVTVADLHRIYHESVERNDGEWRGVVDGLRPHVPEMWGRLSLPEKQRFLTFFARGWEVRRHRIPPVSVARIDDLRSTGRLRVVKGFLDDVTAGRDSLAVAVATDGLRREFEVGWVVNSTGPAADPRTDPLLRDLIDAGTIAADPLGLGLSADGCGCLLGPEGEPRPGLFTLGPTLRGLRYETTAVPEIRAQAAHLAAVHLAEYDVPAARPSTGRAVTT from the coding sequence ATGAGCGTGCGTGGGAGAACGGCTGCTCCGGCCGTGGTCATAGTCGGCGGGGGTGCCAGCGCGGCGCTCACCGCGATCCACCTTCTCCTCGGTGAAAGGGAGGCCGAGCCTCCCCGGGTCGTCATCGTGGATCGGGAGGGAAGGCACGGCCTGGGCCAGGCCTACTCGACCACCGATCCCACGCATCTCCTCAACGCCCCCGTGGCGAAGATGAGCGCGCTCGCCGAGGATCCCGATCACCTTCTGCGCTGGGCGCGGGCCCAAGGGATCACCGTCGAGGGGTCGGACTTCCTGCCGCGCCGCACCTACGGGCGGTATCTCCGTGATCTCCTCGACGAGGCGGGGCGGCTCCGCCCCGGCCGCCTCACGGAGATCACCGGCACGGTGACCTCCGTCTCCCCCGAAGGCTCCCGCTGGAAGGTGGCCGTCGATGACGGCGACCTTTTCGACGCCGACGCCGTGGTCCTCGCCACAGGGAACCGGGCGCCTACCGCGTGGCCGTGGGAGCCCGAGGGCGACCCCCGGTACATCGCCGACCCTTGGGCGCCCGGCGCGCTCGACCGGGTCGACGACTCCGGCGACGTCCTCGTCGTCGGGACCGGCCTCACCATGGTCGACCTCGCCATGACCCTGACGTCGCGGCACCCCGACCGGGTCGTCTACGCGGTGTCCAGGCACGGGCTGCTGCCTCGCCCGCACCGATGTCCGGCCCCGCCCGCGGTGCCGTTCAGCCCGCCCGCCGGGGACGTCACCGTCGCCGACCTGCACCGGATCTACCACGAGTCGGTCGAGCGCAACGACGGCGAGTGGCGCGGGGTCGTCGACGGGCTGCGCCCGCACGTCCCGGAGATGTGGGGGCGGCTGAGCCTGCCCGAGAAGCAGCGGTTCCTCACGTTCTTCGCGCGCGGCTGGGAGGTCCGCCGCCACCGCATCCCGCCCGTGTCCGTCGCCCGGATCGACGATCTGCGCTCCACCGGCAGGCTGCGCGTCGTCAAGGGCTTCCTCGACGACGTCACGGCGGGCCGGGACAGCCTCGCGGTCGCGGTCGCCACCGACGGGCTCCGCCGGGAGTTCGAGGTCGGCTGGGTCGTCAACAGCACGGGGCCCGCCGCCGACCCCCGCACCGACCCGCTGCTGCGCGACCTCATCGACGCGGGCACCATCGCCGCCGACCCCTTGGGCCTCGGCCTTTCCGCGGACGGCTGCGGCTGCCTCCTCGGGCCGGAGGGCGAGCCCCGTCCCGGCCTGTTCACGCTCGGCCCCACGCTGCGCGGCCTGCGTTACGAGACCACGGCCGTCCCGGAGATCCGCGCCCAGGCGGCGCACCTCGCGGCCGTGCACCTCGCGGAGTACGACGTGCCCGCGGCGCGGCCGAGCACCGGACGGGCCGTCACGACCTGA
- the mftE gene encoding mycofactocin biosynthesis peptidyl-dipeptidase MftE translates to MAHEPATRALAGAVWPDVPDGALALVPVGATEQHGPHLPLATDTVIAEAVAARAARELPGPVLVAPAIAFGASGEHAGFPGTVSIGHTALRAVLVETVRSLGLWAGRVVFVNGHGGNVPTLDDALAQMRAEGHDVSWVPCGVPGADPHAGFTETSAMLHLDPGRVRLADAVAGDTRPLAELMPDLLAGGVRAVSPSGVLGDPTGATAEEGERIVAAMVATVVRRVREGRADKRGRLQEPHGP, encoded by the coding sequence ATGGCGCACGAACCGGCCACCCGCGCCCTCGCGGGCGCGGTGTGGCCGGACGTCCCCGACGGCGCGCTCGCGCTCGTCCCCGTAGGCGCGACCGAGCAGCACGGGCCGCACCTGCCGCTGGCCACCGACACGGTGATCGCCGAGGCGGTGGCGGCCCGCGCCGCGCGGGAACTGCCCGGCCCCGTACTGGTCGCTCCGGCGATCGCGTTCGGCGCGAGCGGCGAGCACGCGGGCTTCCCCGGGACGGTCTCGATCGGCCACACGGCGCTGCGCGCGGTGCTCGTGGAGACGGTCCGGTCGCTCGGACTGTGGGCCGGCCGCGTCGTGTTCGTCAACGGGCACGGCGGGAACGTGCCCACCTTGGACGACGCGCTCGCGCAGATGCGCGCGGAAGGCCACGACGTGTCCTGGGTGCCCTGCGGGGTGCCCGGCGCCGATCCGCACGCGGGCTTCACCGAGACGTCGGCGATGCTGCACCTCGACCCCGGCCGGGTACGGCTCGCCGACGCCGTCGCGGGTGACACCCGGCCCCTCGCCGAGCTGATGCCCGACCTGCTCGCGGGCGGAGTGCGCGCGGTGTCGCCGTCCGGCGTCCTCGGCGACCCGACGGGCGCCACCGCCGAAGAAGGCGAGCGCATCGTCGCCGCGATGGTCGCGACCGTCGTCAGACGGGTCAGGGAAGGCCGCGCCGACAAGCGGGGCCGCCTTCAAGAGCCCCACGGGCCCTGA
- a CDS encoding NDMA-dependent alcohol dehydrogenase has product MKARAAMLLEQPGTWQVKDVELDEPGYGEVLVEMVSTGLCHSDDHMAVNDIPVAHLPFCGGHEGSGVVRQVGPGVTDLKEGDHVITSFVPACGRCKWCAQGLQVLCDNGAKMLEGSQMDGTFRMHYEGQDVATGGLLGTFANWQVYDQLSVIKIRQDVPLNVACLIACGVPTGWGSAVNGGQVKPGDVVIVMGVGGIGINAVQGAKHAGAARIIACDPVEFKREVALKVGATDGVADIHEAGDLARSLTNGQGADSTIVTVGVITGQNVGDALTTVRKAGTVVSTAQGPADVVDVPISLFELSMMQKRIQGVLYGMDAPRLSVPRLLDLYAEGILKLDELVTRRYKLEDINQAYADMHAGVNIRGVIDFQA; this is encoded by the coding sequence ATGAAGGCACGCGCAGCCATGCTGCTGGAGCAGCCCGGCACATGGCAGGTGAAGGACGTCGAGCTGGACGAGCCCGGCTACGGCGAGGTGCTGGTGGAGATGGTCTCCACCGGCCTGTGCCACTCCGACGACCACATGGCCGTCAACGACATCCCCGTCGCCCACCTGCCGTTCTGCGGCGGGCACGAGGGCTCGGGCGTCGTCCGCCAGGTCGGCCCCGGCGTCACGGACCTGAAGGAGGGCGACCACGTCATCACCTCCTTCGTCCCCGCCTGCGGCCGCTGCAAGTGGTGCGCCCAGGGCCTCCAGGTCCTGTGCGACAACGGCGCCAAGATGCTCGAAGGCAGCCAGATGGACGGCACCTTCCGCATGCACTACGAGGGCCAGGACGTCGCCACCGGCGGCCTGCTCGGCACCTTCGCCAACTGGCAGGTCTACGACCAGCTCTCGGTCATCAAGATCCGCCAGGACGTGCCGCTGAACGTGGCGTGCCTCATCGCCTGCGGCGTCCCGACCGGCTGGGGCTCGGCGGTCAACGGCGGCCAGGTCAAGCCCGGCGACGTCGTGATCGTCATGGGCGTCGGCGGCATCGGCATCAACGCCGTCCAGGGCGCCAAGCACGCCGGCGCGGCGCGCATCATCGCCTGCGACCCGGTCGAGTTCAAGCGGGAGGTCGCGCTCAAGGTCGGCGCCACCGACGGCGTCGCCGACATCCACGAGGCCGGCGACCTCGCGCGCAGCCTCACCAACGGCCAGGGCGCCGACTCGACGATCGTCACGGTCGGCGTCATCACCGGCCAGAACGTCGGCGACGCGCTCACCACCGTCCGCAAGGCGGGCACGGTCGTCTCGACCGCGCAGGGCCCCGCGGACGTCGTGGACGTCCCGATCAGCCTGTTCGAGCTGTCCATGATGCAGAAGCGGATCCAGGGCGTCCTGTACGGCATGGACGCGCCGCGCCTGTCCGTCCCGCGCCTGCTCGACCTGTACGCCGAGGGCATCCTCAAGCTGGACGAGCTGGTCACCCGCCGGTACAAGCTCGAAGACATCAACCAGGCTTACGCCGACATGCACGCGGGCGTGAACATCCGCGGCGTGATCGACTTCCAGGCCTGA
- a CDS encoding serine/threonine-protein kinase: protein MSEIGGYRLVRLLGRGGQGAVYLGEGDGGLVAVKVLHEGGSGDAVRRFLREAEIARRVAPFSTARVLDAGVHEGRPFIVSEYVPGPSLDVLVHQEGPRNGSALQRLAATTLSALAAIHRAGVVHRDFKPANVILGPEGPVVIDFGIALAIDQAGTRTGSLGTPAYMAPEQFGQTPVGQAADVFAWAGTMVFAATGHRPFPGETMPALLNAVLHAPPDVSGVPEPLLGAVLRCLDKDPRTRPTADELYGLFTGHRPAPAAPPAPPEPPTRPAEPATLPSPPPRRSRPALWLVPVAVGLVAAVVATFTLWPEGDRAETGGSPTPAFGAPVGAPLLDHGNDIRAVAVGVVGGAPVAATGSDDQTVRLWSLGDEPAAGLVLQGHTGWVRGVAFGSLQSSPVVVSASDDDTVRIWDPSDGSEIGSFTGHNGDVKAVAVGDVARRAVAVSGGADAVLRVWNLDDRTETAQLPGHTGTIWAVALTELDGVPLAVSAGEDGTVRIWDLQTRTQRAVLTGHTGPVLTLAVTRIGGRPMAVTGGDDGTIRFWDLASGLEDGTPIRGGEGPVRSVAAGTTGGTPVIISGGEDQVLRVWDATSRAEIGAPFTGHTDRIWTVAFTDRTGVPLALSGSRDNTLRLWNLTR, encoded by the coding sequence GTGTCGGAGATCGGCGGCTACCGTCTCGTCCGCCTGCTCGGGAGGGGAGGGCAGGGGGCGGTCTACCTCGGCGAGGGCGACGGGGGCCTCGTCGCGGTGAAGGTGCTGCACGAGGGAGGCTCCGGGGACGCCGTGCGCCGTTTCCTTCGCGAGGCGGAGATCGCGCGCAGGGTGGCGCCGTTCTCCACCGCGAGGGTGCTCGACGCCGGCGTGCACGAGGGCAGGCCGTTCATCGTCAGCGAGTACGTGCCCGGCCCTTCCCTCGACGTCCTCGTCCACCAGGAAGGGCCGCGTAACGGCAGCGCGTTGCAGCGGCTCGCCGCGACGACCCTTAGCGCGCTCGCCGCGATCCACCGGGCCGGGGTCGTCCACCGGGACTTCAAGCCCGCCAACGTCATCCTCGGCCCCGAGGGCCCGGTCGTCATCGACTTCGGCATCGCCCTGGCCATCGACCAGGCCGGGACGCGGACGGGCTCACTCGGCACGCCCGCCTACATGGCGCCCGAGCAGTTCGGCCAGACGCCGGTCGGGCAGGCCGCCGACGTGTTCGCGTGGGCCGGGACGATGGTCTTCGCCGCGACCGGGCACCGGCCGTTCCCCGGCGAGACGATGCCCGCGCTGCTGAACGCGGTCCTGCACGCCCCGCCGGACGTCTCCGGGGTGCCCGAGCCACTGCTCGGCGCCGTGCTGCGCTGCCTGGACAAGGACCCGCGGACCCGTCCCACGGCCGACGAGCTGTACGGGCTGTTCACCGGGCACCGGCCCGCTCCGGCGGCTCCCCCGGCGCCGCCCGAGCCGCCGACGCGGCCCGCCGAGCCCGCCACCCTGCCTTCCCCGCCGCCCCGCCGCTCCCGGCCCGCGCTCTGGCTCGTGCCGGTGGCGGTCGGCCTCGTGGCCGCGGTCGTCGCCACGTTCACCCTCTGGCCCGAAGGCGACCGCGCCGAAACCGGCGGGTCGCCCACGCCCGCGTTCGGCGCACCCGTGGGCGCGCCGCTCCTCGACCACGGCAACGACATCCGGGCGGTGGCCGTCGGCGTGGTCGGGGGCGCCCCCGTGGCCGCGACCGGATCGGACGACCAGACCGTCCGGCTGTGGTCGCTGGGCGACGAGCCGGCGGCGGGCCTGGTGCTGCAAGGCCACACCGGCTGGGTGCGCGGTGTCGCGTTCGGCTCCCTCCAGAGTTCCCCCGTCGTCGTGAGCGCCTCCGACGACGACACCGTAAGGATCTGGGATCCCTCCGACGGCTCCGAGATCGGCTCCTTCACCGGACATAACGGTGACGTGAAGGCGGTGGCCGTCGGCGACGTCGCCAGGCGGGCCGTAGCCGTGAGCGGGGGCGCGGACGCGGTCTTGCGCGTCTGGAACCTCGACGACCGGACCGAGACCGCCCAACTGCCCGGCCACACCGGGACGATCTGGGCGGTCGCCCTCACCGAACTCGACGGCGTCCCCCTCGCCGTCTCGGCCGGCGAAGACGGCACCGTCCGGATCTGGGACCTTCAGACCCGCACCCAGCGCGCGGTGCTCACCGGCCACACCGGTCCGGTCCTCACCCTCGCCGTCACCAGGATCGGCGGCCGCCCCATGGCCGTCACCGGCGGCGACGACGGCACGATCCGCTTCTGGGACCTCGCCTCCGGACTGGAGGACGGCACCCCGATCCGCGGCGGCGAAGGCCCCGTCCGGTCCGTGGCCGCGGGCACCACGGGCGGCACCCCGGTGATCATCTCCGGAGGCGAGGACCAGGTCCTCCGCGTCTGGGACGCCACCTCCCGCGCCGAGATCGGCGCCCCCTTCACCGGCCACACCGACCGCATCTGGACCGTCGCCTTCACCGACCGCACCGGCGTCCCCCTCGCCCTCAGCGGCTCCCGCGACAACACCCTCCGCCTCTGGAACCTGACGCGCTGA